The following is a genomic window from Alkaliphilus sp. B6464.
AGAAAAGGATGAAGCTACAAGACTTAGAATGGAAACTCAAAAGTTAAGAGAAGAGTTTTTTGATAAAAAACAACAACTTCAAATACAGAGAGAACAGGTTATTAAAGAAGCTAAAAAAGAGGCATATAAAATTATTAAACAAGCAAAACTTGATGCAGATGAGATTGTGGACAATTTAAAATCCTTACGTATAGAGTTAGAAGAAAAAGAAATGAATCGAAGAATTGAGGAAGCAAAGAAAGGCATTTCTGGTAAAATGAATAAGCTTGCAGAGGATATGGGTGAGCAGCTAATAGTTAAAACTAATAAGAAGCCACCTAAAAATTTAAAGGTTGGAGAAATGGTTAGTATATTATCTTTAAATCAAACAGGATACATTATTTCACCAGAAGATGAAAATGGTGAAGTTCAAGTTCAAGTAGGAATTATGAAGGTTAATATGCATGTATCTAATCTAGAGAGAACTAAAGAGGAAAAAGAAACAAGGAAAACAGGCACTGGTAAAATAGTTAAGTCAAAGGCAGAAAATATAAAGACAGAATTAGACGTAAGGGGACAAAATCTTGAAGAAGCAATGCTTGAGGTAGATAAGTATTTAGATGATAGCTATATTGCAGGTTTAACCCATGTTACAATAATTCATGGTGTTGGTACTGGGGTACTAAGTGCGGGACTTAAACAAATGTTTAAAAAACATAAGCATGTTAAAAGCTATAGAGAAGGTGCTTATGGTGAAGGTGGAGCTGGAGTAACAATTGTGCAGCTTAAATAAGTGCACTAAAAGAAGAGGTGAATATCATGATATTAATTAGTGCTTGTTTATTGGGAGCCAATTGCAAATATAATGGTAAAAATAATTCTAAAGATGAAATAATTAGGTATTTTAATGGTAAAGGTATTGTTCCTGTTTGTCCTGAACAGTTGGGAGGTCTTTCAACTCCCCGTCTTCCAGCGGAAATTCAAGGGGGAGATGGAAAAGATGTACTTAATGGACGTGCCAAGGTAATACAAAATGATAGTATAGATGTAACTGAGGATTTTGTTAAAGGAGCCTATGAAACTTTAAAAATTGCTAAGAGCTTGGGAATCACAAAGGCAATTTTACAATCCAGAAGCCCTTCCTGTGGTGTAGGAAAAATTTACGATGGGACCTTTACTGGCACTTTAACCGAGGGTGATGGAGTAACAACGGCCCTACTAAAGACAGAGGGAATAGAAGTCTATAGCGATGAAGATTTTTTGGAAAATCTTCATCAATAGCGCTTATAGGGAATTTTAAAAGGAACTTACTTATCTAGTGAAGGATATTTTAAATTAAATAAAAGTACAGGAAGTATCACATTAAATAAAAAATAGAATAGATTAATGAATAAACCCATTGTAACAGGAAAAGATATATGATATATTAATTTGAAAAGAAAGAGAAATTTCTATGATAAGGAAAGTAAATGTAAGGATTGTTTAAGCGAGTCAGAGTTGGTGGAAGTCTGATACTTACTTACATTGAAGCGCACCTTTGAGAATCTGCCTGAAATTAGTAGGGCATGACGGCTTTCCACCGTTAGAGGGAGCAAAAGAGGGCATTTTATTTGATGCCAATAAGAGTGGTAACACGGGAATACTCTCTCGTCTCTATAGTTATAGGGGCGGGAGTTTTTGTTTTTGTAATTTTGTAATAAAGAGATTTAAAGGAGGATTTTTAATGATTGATTTTAAGAAGAAACTAAGTGAAGTATTAGGAAAAAATATTCCAGAACTTAATGAAGAAGAAATTTTAACAATGATAGAGATTCCACCAAACTCTGAAATGGGTGATTTTGCATTTCCTTGCTTTAGATTGGCAAAGGTTTTCAGAAAAGCCCCAAATGTTATAGCCGATGATATTGCTCAAAATTTAGATAAAGAAGAATTTATAAAAAGTGTTGAAGCTGCTGGAGGCTATTTAAACTTTTTTATAGATAAACAATGTTTCATAAAGGCTGTTATTGAGGAAGTTTTACTTAAAAAGGAGACCTATGGTAGTAGTTTAATGGGTAATGGTAAAAATGTTATTGTAGAATTTTCTTCACCAAACATAGCGAAGCCTTTCCATATAGGTCATATTAGAACAACTGTAATAGGTAATTCCTTATATAAAATATACAAATTTTTAGGATTCAATACTATTACAATTAACCATTTAGGAGATTATGGAACTCAATTTGGAAAGTTAATTGTGGCCTTTAAAAATTGGGGAGACGAAGAAGAAGTAAAAGCTAAGCCAATACCTGCACTTCTTAAATTATATGTTCGATTCCATGAAGAGGCAGAGAAAAATCCGCAACTTGAGGATGAAAGTAGAGAATGGTTTAAGAAACTGGAAGATGGAGACGAAGAAGCTACAAAACTTTGGGAATGGTTTAGAGAAGTAAGCCTAGAAGAGTTTAGTAGAGTTTACAATATGTTAAACATTGCTTTTGATTCATATGCAGGAGAGAGTTTCTATTCAGATAAAATGCCAGGTGTAGTAAAAACCATGGAAGAAAAAGATATTCTGCAAAAATCTAACGGCGCTGATATAGTAGATCTAGAAGGGTTTGGAATGCCTCCTGCTTTAATTAGAAAGAGAGATGGTTCTACTTTATATATTACTAGAGACCTTGCAGCAGCAATTTATCGAAAAGAAACCTATGATTTCTATAAAAACATATATGTTGTTGGTTCGCAACAAAACCTTCACTTCCAGCAATGGAAAAAGATATTGGAGCTTATGGGATACGAGTGGGCGGATGATTGTGTACATGTACCATTTGGTATGGTAAGTCTTGAAGAAGGAACTATGTCTACAAGAAAAGGTAGAGTAGTGTTTTTAGAGGATGTACTAAATAAGGCAGTTGAACAAACTAGAGAAATTATAAATGAGAAGAATCCTAATATAGATAATCTTGATGAAATAGCTGCACAAGTAGGAATAGGGGCTGTTGTATTCCAAGAGTTATCCAATAATAGAATAAAAGACTATACATTTACTTGGGATAAAGTTTTAAACTTTGAAGGTGAAACTGGTCCATATGTGCAATATACCCATGCTAGAGCATCCAGTGTATTAAGAAGAGCAGAGATTAATGTAGATAATAACTTTAAATCAGAACTGCTAGTTGATGATATAACTTTAGAAGTGTTAAAAAAGGTTCAGCAATTCCCAGAGGTTATTAAAGATGCTCAAAGAAAAAATGAGCCATCTATTATCACAAGACATATTATTGATGTGGCACAAGCCTTTAATCGTTTCTATCATGATCATCCAATTTTAGTAGAAGATGAAGAATTAAAGAAAGCAAGATTGGCAGTAGTTTTTGTAGTTAAAGAAGTATTGAGTATAGGATTAGGTTTATTAGGAATTAAAGCACCAGAAAGAATGTAGTTAACAGGAGCAGTCAACTCATTAATGAGATTGGCTGCTTTACTAATTATAAGCCTTGTATATATTTTTCAAATTAGATACTATGTCTATAGGTAGCTTTTAGGAGGGGATGAGTTGGAAGCAAATAATAAAAATATTGATATACTCGCTTATATGGCTTATGGAGATGCTGTAGGATTTTTAAAAGAAAATGATATTAATACTAATAATGATGGCTTACATCCATTTAGTTATTCATATAGTGAAGATTTAAAATTAAAAGCTGATACAGGAGAATGGAGCTATATTACCCAATTAATGCTAATTAATTGTAAATGTCTTGTAGATAATAAAGATAACAGACATGTTTTAGTAGATTATAAAAGGATGATGGAAGAAATTAAGCTGTGGAAATATTACAGATGTGGTGCACCTTTAAATTACATATACAAATTAAAATTGGGAAAGCGGTATTATGAAGATGATTTTTACTGGAATGATAAAAGGGGTGAGGCTTTTTCGAGAATTATTCCAATAGCCTTAGCCAATAAAAACTTTAATGCAGCTCAAGAGGAAGTTTATAAAAACATCATTTATATAAACAGGCATCCACAAGTAGTATTAACAGGACTCCTATTGCTTAGGACAATCTTTTTTTTAATTAAGAACAAATTGATTGAAAAGGAACAATTAATTGATGAGCTTAAAAATTATTTGATACATCTACAACTGCTAGAGCTAGAAGAGTATGTTAATGGACAAATACCAAGTAACTATAAGATTAGGTTTGAACAAGAAAAGATAAATTATTTGATTGATTTAGACAGGTTAAAAGATAGTAATACTTATAGTTTTAATACTTATGATAGCAAGAATATATTAATTACATCTCTAAATAATCTTATAAATGTACATACAGATATAGGATATATGTCTAATCTCTCGAAATGCAAGGAAAAAGAAGTGTATGCCATTACATATGGACTTTTAGCATTAACAAAACAGACAGATAAAATAGTAATTAATCAAATAAAAGATATTAGTTTTATTAGAAGCATGGGAGAATATGTATGTAAATTAAGAGAATATGAAGTTGGTAGAACACTTTTTGAAAAGAAGGGCAATGAAATAGATCTATTTAGCTTAAATAAAGGAGCAATATTAAAGCATCCTCTTTTAAATAATATTAGAATTAAGGATAAAGTACAATTTAGTAATTATATTGAGTTAACTGTGGAGAGTAAAAGTGGTGAGTATAAATTTATTATTCAAAAAAATCAAGACAGTTTTTAACTGTCTTGATTTTATCTAAATTCTTGTAAATACTCAAGGAATTCTTCTTCTGTAGAATTAGCCAATGTACTTAATTGCTTTACTATACTATCTTTTAATTCAATAAAAGAAGGAATTTTTGTATTTTCTCCAGTATATTCTAGGGCTTTAATTATTATTAACATATCTCTTTTAGAGATTTCCTGAAATGATATTTTGGAAAATTCCTCCATAATAGATTCCCCTTTCTGTTAAGCAATATAGTGTGTATAGTTATTGTATTGTCTCTAATTACTTTATTCTACAAAAATAATGAAAAACCTTCAAGTTTCTACAGAAAATTAAGCCTTTTAGAGCAGTATTAATATCAATATATAAAAAAAGCAGCAAAGCTGCTTTCATTACGAAATCCTTATGCTACTTTAATCATCCTATTATTTAATGCATTATAGACTATGAAAAGTCCAACTATGGATGAAACATGTATGGAACTTTTTGTATCATTTAAAAGACTTTCACCTCTTCTCTGGTATTGTCCATGTAGATTATCAATAAGCGTTTTGATAGAATCAGCACAATCATTACTTATGTTAAAATAGTCCTTTGATATTTCAATTTTTTCATCGAAGGTTTTAAACAATTTGTGAAGTTGATTTTCGTATTTTACATGATTAATAAAATTATTTTTATAGGTTGCACGATCATTATGAGGAACACAAAAAAAGTCAGAAATAAAATGCGTTGTTATGCCTATACGAGTTGAAAGTAGCTTTATAAAGTCCTTATTAGATTGGAAATCATAATTTGATAATTCATTGATTTCATTACAAACAAAATTAAAGGACTGTGGTTTAAAATGATCCATTTTAGCCAAACTATATGCGATATCTGGCTTTATACTTCCGTAAATTAAACTGAGTTTATTTAAATCCACACCAAGCACCTCTTTAATATTTTGATGAACATGCTCGGAAATAATTTTGTGCGTTTGAGCAAGCAATATAGGACCACCTTTCATTATTCTGATGTTATTATTATAATGAAAATGCTTATCAAATACAATGGAATTGTCAATAATACTATAATTATTACAAAAAATTAACTTGTTTTTCTGTTGATTATAGAGACTTTATGTTTATGTAAAAAAATGAAATATATGCTATAATTAAAAACAGAAAATATCATTGACAGAAAAATAGATTATTTATATAGTAAATAGATTATATTGGTATAGGAAAGAAGGTAGAAAATGAAAGTATTACTAACAGCACTAAATGCTAAGTATATTCATACAAACTTAGCTGTACGTTATTTAGAAAAGTCAGTAATTGATATAATAGACACTGATGATATTAAAATAAAGGAGTTTACCATTAATAATAGTAAGGATTACATTATAAGAGAGATTTATAATTATAGTCCAGATATCCTCTGTTTCTCATGTTATATATGGAATATGGACATGATTGACTACATAACTAGACATATAAAAAAGATTATGCCAGAAGTAATGATAGTTTTAGGTGGGCCCGAGGTTTCTTTTGATACTGCTATCTTAATGGAAGAAAACGATGCAATTGATATTGTTGTTATTGGAGAAGGAGAGGATACATTTAGACAACTTATGTTAGCATTAAAGAATAATGATGATTATTCTTTAGTGGAAGGTATCGCTTTCAGAGCAAAAGGACAGATTGTGTTTACAGAGTCGAAAAAAACTCTACCTTCAATGGAAAGTTTACCATTTCCTTATACTGGAGAAAGTTTAGATGCAGATAAGATTGTTTATTATGAAAGCTCAAGAGGTTGCCCTTTTAACTGTCAGTATTGTCTATCATCATCCATCTCGGGGGTTAGATTTTTACCTATAGAACGAGTAAAAAATGAAATTAAATATTTTATTGATCAAGGAGTAAGACAAGTAAAATTTGTTGATAGAACATTCAATGCTAAAAAATCCTATGCAATGGAGATTATGAATTTCATTTTAGAATATCATAGAGGAAAAACAAATTTCCATTTTGAAGTTACTGCGGATCTTCTAGATGATGATATATTGACTTTTTTAAGCACAGTACCTGTAGGATTATTCCAGTTTGAAATAGGAGTACAATCTACTAATGAGAAGACACTTAATATTATCGATCGACATGTGGACTTTGGAAGGCTAAGTGAGGTTGTTAGAAGAATTTCACAAAGTAAAAACATACATCAGCACTTAGATTTAATAGTAGGGCTTCCTGAAGAAGATTATTTCTCTTTTAGAAAGTCATTTGATGATGTGTTCGCACTTAGACCTGAAAAACTTCAAATTGGATTTTTAAAATTACTTAAGGGTTCTGGTTTGAGAAACAGGGCTGGGGAATATGGATACGTCTATTCAGATTATCCACCATACGAGGTAATGGAAACCTCTTGGCTTTCATATGGTGATATAATTAGATTAAAGGGATTAGAAGAAATGGTGGAGATATATTGGAATTCAGGTATATTTAATAATAGTATAGAGCTTATTATTAACAATTTTTATTCAAGTAGCTTTAAATTTTTTGAGGAACTATGGAAGTACTGGCAAGCCCAAGGACATCATCATATTTCTCACAGTAAAAATAAATTATATGAAATACTTGCTCAATTTTATAGTTGGAACAAGTTTAATGGAGTTGAAGTATTTAAGGAGGTTCTAAAACTAGATTTCTTAAAAAATACAAAATCCTCTTTCTTGCCTTCTATATTTAACAGAGTAGAGATAGATGGATTCAAAAATAAATGTCATGAGTTTTTACAAAGTACTAAAAATGTAAAGACATACTTACCGCTTTATGAAGATATACCTGCTAAGCAGATTATAAAACAAGTGCATTTTGAGCCATTTAATGTGGATGTTACAATAATAGATAGGGTTAAATACAAAATTGACAGCATAGAAGAAAAACAGGTAATTGTTTTATTTGATTATCAGATAGAAAGCAAGGCATTGGAAGATTGTAAGTACTATAAAATAAAATTTGATGAATAAGGATGGTGATATACAAATGGAAATATTAAGAGATCTTTTTTATACTAATCGTAGTATTTCAAAAAAGGCTTTAATGAGCATGGCTAAAAATTGGCCCATAATTTTTACCGGATTATTTTACTCTATTGCTACTATTATTTTATTAATGAGCTTAGGCAGTTTTTGGATATTAGGTGGGTTAGTGTGGATTATTGCTACTAGCGCATTAATTTCAAATTATCTATACCTTTTAAATACCATATTGAATAGAGGATACTTTAATTTTCAAGATTTTAAAGATGGATTTACACCGTATTTAAGGAAGGTTTGGTCTATTTTGTTTATAAGCTATGTAGCAAATCTAATTATAGGTTTTATTTCACCAATGATTGTAAGCAGCATAGGTCCGAATGCTTTTAGTCTAATTATTGTGTTTTTAACATTTATATTTTTTAATCCAATACCTGAAACTACCTATCAGAAATATTATGGGCCGTGGGAGACAGTTACTTATACAATTAATTTTGTAAGAGATAATTGGATAGAGTGGTTTGTTCCAAATATAATTTTATTAGTGATTTTTTACTTTATTACAGGTGGATATATAAATATATTTGGAATTATATCCAATGTGTTCAACTATTTTATATCGTTTAGCACAATGTTTACTTCAATTAGAGGTCTACTTGCATACTTCATAGGACAAGTTTGGTTTTCTTATTTTATGATTTATAGGGCTTACTTATTTGAAACATTAAG
Proteins encoded in this region:
- a CDS encoding B12-binding domain-containing radical SAM protein, which encodes MKVLLTALNAKYIHTNLAVRYLEKSVIDIIDTDDIKIKEFTINNSKDYIIREIYNYSPDILCFSCYIWNMDMIDYITRHIKKIMPEVMIVLGGPEVSFDTAILMEENDAIDIVVIGEGEDTFRQLMLALKNNDDYSLVEGIAFRAKGQIVFTESKKTLPSMESLPFPYTGESLDADKIVYYESSRGCPFNCQYCLSSSISGVRFLPIERVKNEIKYFIDQGVRQVKFVDRTFNAKKSYAMEIMNFILEYHRGKTNFHFEVTADLLDDDILTFLSTVPVGLFQFEIGVQSTNEKTLNIIDRHVDFGRLSEVVRRISQSKNIHQHLDLIVGLPEEDYFSFRKSFDDVFALRPEKLQIGFLKLLKGSGLRNRAGEYGYVYSDYPPYEVMETSWLSYGDIIRLKGLEEMVEIYWNSGIFNNSIELIINNFYSSSFKFFEELWKYWQAQGHHHISHSKNKLYEILAQFYSWNKFNGVEVFKEVLKLDFLKNTKSSFLPSIFNRVEIDGFKNKCHEFLQSTKNVKTYLPLYEDIPAKQIIKQVHFEPFNVDVTIIDRVKYKIDSIEEKQVIVLFDYQIESKALEDCKYYKIKFDE
- a CDS encoding DUF523 domain-containing protein; the encoded protein is MILISACLLGANCKYNGKNNSKDEIIRYFNGKGIVPVCPEQLGGLSTPRLPAEIQGGDGKDVLNGRAKVIQNDSIDVTEDFVKGAYETLKIAKSLGITKAILQSRSPSCGVGKIYDGTFTGTLTEGDGVTTALLKTEGIEVYSDEDFLENLHQ
- a CDS encoding zinc dependent phospholipase C family protein, with product MLAQTHKIISEHVHQNIKEVLGVDLNKLSLIYGSIKPDIAYSLAKMDHFKPQSFNFVCNEINELSNYDFQSNKDFIKLLSTRIGITTHFISDFFCVPHNDRATYKNNFINHVKYENQLHKLFKTFDEKIEISKDYFNISNDCADSIKTLIDNLHGQYQRRGESLLNDTKSSIHVSSIVGLFIVYNALNNRMIKVA
- the argS gene encoding arginine--tRNA ligase codes for the protein MIDFKKKLSEVLGKNIPELNEEEILTMIEIPPNSEMGDFAFPCFRLAKVFRKAPNVIADDIAQNLDKEEFIKSVEAAGGYLNFFIDKQCFIKAVIEEVLLKKETYGSSLMGNGKNVIVEFSSPNIAKPFHIGHIRTTVIGNSLYKIYKFLGFNTITINHLGDYGTQFGKLIVAFKNWGDEEEVKAKPIPALLKLYVRFHEEAEKNPQLEDESREWFKKLEDGDEEATKLWEWFREVSLEEFSRVYNMLNIAFDSYAGESFYSDKMPGVVKTMEEKDILQKSNGADIVDLEGFGMPPALIRKRDGSTLYITRDLAAAIYRKETYDFYKNIYVVGSQQNLHFQQWKKILELMGYEWADDCVHVPFGMVSLEEGTMSTRKGRVVFLEDVLNKAVEQTREIINEKNPNIDNLDEIAAQVGIGAVVFQELSNNRIKDYTFTWDKVLNFEGETGPYVQYTHARASSVLRRAEINVDNNFKSELLVDDITLEVLKKVQQFPEVIKDAQRKNEPSIITRHIIDVAQAFNRFYHDHPILVEDEELKKARLAVVFVVKEVLSIGLGLLGIKAPERM